The Ralstonia pickettii DTP0602 genome segment GCGCGGCGAGGTGCTGTGCCAGCAGCGCGACGCCGCCGCGCTGCGCAACGAGATCGTGCAGATGCGCCGCAAGGTGGCCGAGGGCCATCCCAACCCGACCGGCCTGTTCGACCTGAAGCACGACCGCGGCGGCATGGTCGATATCGAGTTCACGGTGCAGTACCTGGTGCTGCTGCACAGCCGCGCCCATCCGCAGCTGACCCGCAACGCCGGCAATATCGCGCTGCTGCGCGAGGCCGGCGAACTGGGGCTGATCGATGCCACGCTGGCGCTGGCGGTGGGCGATGCCTACCGGCTGTTCCGCGCGCGCCAGCACCAGTTGCGGCTCGACGGTCAGGCGCACGCGCGCGTGGCGCCGGCCTCGGTGGCGCCGCAGACCGCGCAGGTGCGCGCGCTGTGGCGGGCCGTGTTCGGTGAGGACTGAGAGCGCGGCAGGCCGGCCCGCGCCCGCGCCCGCCGGCGCATCGTGGCCGGGTTTGCTGGCCGCGATCGCGCTGGTGTGGGCGCTGTCGGCCTGGTTCACCTTCGTGCCGTGGTGGCATGCGCACGGTCTTTACCTGCGCGACGCGGTGCGGATGGAGGGCCAGTGGTGGCGGCTGGCGAGCGCCATGTGGGTGCACCTGGGCTGGCGCCATTGGCTGGCCGACGCGCTCGCGGCCACCGGCCTGCTGGCGCTCGCGGGTCGCGTCGCGCGGGCGCGCGCGATGCTGCTGGTGCTGATCGCCTGCGGCATCGCGGTGCAAGCCGTGCTGCTGCGCGTGCCGGCGATCGGCTGGTATGGCGGGCTGTCCGGTGCGCTGCACGGGCTGGCCGTGTGGGGCGCGCTGGCGCTGCTGCGCGCGCCGGGCTTCTCACGCGCGCTGGGCGTGCTGCTGTGCCTGGGCGTGCTGGTCAAGGTCTGGCTGGAACAGTCGTGGCTGGCGCCGGTGGTGTTCGAGCCGGCGCTGGGTTTCGGCGTGGTGCGCGCCGCGCATGCGGCGGGCGCCGTGGCCGGGTTGCTGTGCTGGGTGTTGCAGGAGTGGTGGCTGGCGCGGCGGCCGGCGGCAGGCGCGGGCGACGCCTGACCGGCAGCGCCCGCGCGCCACGCTTCAGAATTCAGGCACGCCGCCGCAGCGTAAAGGCCAGCAGGCCGGATAACGTCAGCAGCAACGCACCCCAGACCGGCATCGCGCCGCCGCCGCCGCCGGATGAGGGCGCCGGCGCCACTGCGGCGGCCGGTGCCGCCCCCGCCGCCACCAGGGCCCCGTCGGCATCGAGCAGCCCCGCGCCGCACACACCGGGGTTGGTGGTGCAGAAGGTGCCGGACGGGTGCGGCCGCGCCGAAGCTTTCAGCGCCGTGGTCACCTGCGCCGGGGTCAGCGCCCCGTTCACCGCAAACATCATCGCCACCACGCCCGACACCATCGGCGCCGCAAAGCTGGTGCCCTGCGACGACGACACCGTGTACGCGCCCAGCGAGGTCTGCCCGAGGTTGCTCAGCGTGCGGATCACCGACGGCGTCACCGTGCACTGCCCGTTCTGCACGCGCGAATTGCCGCAGCCGCCGCCGGGCGCACTGATGGCGACCTGCGCGCCGATGTTGGCATAGGTGGCGTTCTCGCCGTCGTTGGCATGCGCGGTAACGGCGATCACGCCGCTGCAATCGGCCGGCGCTTCCACCGCGCCGCGGTTGTTGCCCGCCGCGGCCACCACCACCACGCCGCGCGCGTTCAGGTCGTTGACGGCCTGCTGCTCGATGCTGCTGCAGGTGCCGCCACCCAGGCTGATATTGACCACGCGCGCGGGCGTCGGGTTGGCCGGCACGTCGGGCACCGGCAGGCCACCGGCCCAGCGTAAGGCGTCGACGGTATCGGACAGCAGCGCGCCGCAGCGCCCCGATACGCGCACCGGCAGAATGCGCGCATTCCAGTCGACGCCGGCGATGTCCTGGGCGTTGTTGGTGAGCGCCCCCAGCACGCCCGCCACGCGCGTGCCGTGCCAGCTGTTTGGCGTAGCCTCCTGTTCCGCCGTGGAGCTGCCGGGGCAGGTGAAGCCCACCGGCACGTTGTCGCCCGCATCGGTGGCGTCGCTGTCACGGCCGTTGTCGTCATTGGAGATGGTGGTGCTGCTGATGAAGTCATAGCCCGGCAGCAGCCGTCCCGCCAGGTCGGGGTGGGGCAGCACGCCGGTATCGACCACCGCGATCACCACGCCGCTGCTGCCGCGCGTGCGGTCCCAGGCGCGCGGCAGGTTGACGCCGCCGACCGCAGTGCCGGTGCCCATCAGATAGGGCTGGTTGACGCGGAACTCAGGGTCGTCGGGCAGGGTGTCGTGCAGCCGCAGCCAGCGGTCGGGCACGGCGTCGGCCACGCGTGGGTCCTGGCGCAGCCGCGCCGCGGCCGCTTCGGGGTCGGCGGCGAGTTCGGCCGGGACCTGCAGCAGCTGCAGGTTGCCGCCCATCGGGCGGCGCAGCGTGGCCGCGATGCCGGTGCGCTCGCGCAGTTGCTGCAGGTTGTCCTTGGGCTCGCCCGTCGCTGCCGAGGCCGGGTTCTTGCCGGCGGTGGCAGGGTCGGTGACGGAGGTGGAGCCATCGCGCCAGCGCACGATGATATGGCCGGTGTAGGCCTGGGCGCCCGGCGCGGCAAGCGCCCCGGTCGCCGGCACCGCGCCGCAAATCGCGGCTGCGGTGAGGAGGGTTACCCGCCAGCGGCGGGCCGGCGAGCATCGGCGGAAGACGGGCTGCGCGTTGGATTGCGGCATGTGTTCCTCCTGGGGCGCCGGCCGGCGGGGACGGTGCGGGGCATGCTATGTAGCGAATACGATCCTGGCCGATAGCGCAAGGGCTACCGAGGGCTTAGAACTCGTCTCTTCCGGACAGCGCCGGAGCGCCGTCAGCTTTGCGGCATGTCCCAGCTGGTGGGCATATTCCGGTTGGGCTTGATCAGGCGGTCGGGCTCGGCGGTGTCGATGCGCGGCGTGGCGCGCAGGGTGTCGACGGCCTGGTCGATGGTCGCCTCCGCCGACGGCGAGATTGCCGTCACCAGCCAGACACCGTCCGACATCGGGCGCTTGACCACGAAGCGGATCGGCCCCTTGATCTCGGCCAGCAGCTTGCCGGCATCTTCTGACAGATTCACCGCGGGCGGCTTGAAGCGGACCATGATGTCGCCGAGCGAGCGGTCGTCGCTGATGCTGCCCGGCGGCGGGGCGTAGGCCTTGGACTGGGCCTGGCAGCCGGACAGCGCCAGCAGTGCCGCCGAGGCGGCGGTGGCGATCGCCAGAACGGCGCGCAGGGATGCCCGGGGGCGATGCAGGAAGCCGGCTTGCGGCGCTTGGCGGGTCATGGTGAAGCTCCTGTCAGTATCGGGTGGGCGGCCGCCGCAGTGGGCGGCCATGGGCGGGCAGCGGGGAGATCAGCCTGCGGCGCGGCGGCCGCGCCGGCCTTCCTTGGCGCCCGCGCTGCGCGCCGACTGGCTGGCTGGTGCCTCGGCCATGCCTTGCGCAAGCATTTCCTCGGCATGCTGCAGCGTGGTCGCGGTGACGGTGGCGCCGCCCAGCATGCGGGCAGTCTCGACCACGCGGCCGGCGGGATCGAGCACGCGGATGCGCGAGCGTGTGACCGAGCCGTCGCCTGCCCCGGTGGTTTCCTTGCTGACCAGCAGGTGCGTGCCGGCCTGCGCGGCGACTTGGGGCAAGTGGGTCACACACAGCACCTGGCGCGCGCGGCCCAGCTCCTGCAGGCGCCGGCCGACCACCTCCGCGACCGCGCCGCCGATGCCGGTGTCGACCTCGTCGAAGATCAGCGTGGGCGTGGGCGAGGCTTCGCTGGTGATCACCGAGATCGCCAGGCTGATCCGCGCCAGTTCGCCGCCGGAAGCCACCCGGGCCAGCGGCCGCGCGCTGACGCCGGCATGGCCGGCAACCAGGAACTCGACCTGCTCGAGCCCGTAGCTCTGGCCTTCCTCGAGCGCGTTCAGCGCGGCCACAAAGCTGCCGCCGGCCATCGACAGTCCCTGCATGGCCTCGGTGACCGCGGCCGACAGCGCCTGCGCCGCCTGCCGGCGGGCGTGGCTCAGGTGTTGCGCCAAGGTCAGGTAGGCGGCCTTGGCCGCGGCCTCGCGCGCCATCACCTTGTTCAGGTCCTGGGCGGCCTGCAGGTCGTCGAGCTGCTGGCGGCGTGCGGTCAGTTCGTCGGGCAGTTGTTCCGGCGGCAGGCGGTACTTGCGCGCGGTGGCGTGCAAAGCCTGCATCCGCTCTTCCACCGCCTGCAGCCGCTCGGGGTCGAGTTCGAGCCGGTCGACATAGCGCGTCAGCGAGTGTGCGGCTTCCTCGGCCTGCATCTGGGCGGGTTCGAGCGCGGCCAGCACGTCGCGCAGCGCCGGGTCGAGATCGGCCAGCTGCTGCAGCCTGTGCACGATGGTGTTCAGCGCCGACAGCACCGAGCCGTCGGCCTCGGACAGCGCATCCAGCGCGGCGCGGCTGCCGTCGATCAGGCCGGCGGCGTGCGAGAGTCGGTTGTACTCGGACTGGATCTCTTCCCATTCGCCCGGCTGCGGGTTGAGCTTGTCCAGCTCGCCCACCTGCCATTCCAGCCGCTCGCGCTCGAGCTGCATCTCGCGCGACTGGTGCTCGACCGCCTCGCGCTGGCGCACGCAGGCACGCCACGCGCGCCAGGCCTCGGCCACGGCGCCGGCCTGCTGGGTCAGCCCGGCATGGGCGTCGAACAGCAGGCGCTGGGCGTCGGGGCGCAGCAGCAGCTGGTGCGCGTGCTGGCCGTGGATGTCGACCAGCTGATCGCCGACTTCGCGCAGCTGCGCCAGCGTGGCGGCGGCGCCATTGATAAAGGCTTTGCTGCGGCCGCCGGCATCGACGGTGCGGCGCAGCAGCACGCTATGCACGCCGTCTTCCGCGTCGCCGTTGAGTTCGCGCTCGGCCAGCCAGGCGTCCAGCGCCGGGTGGGTCGAGAAGGTGGCGCTGACGCTGGCGCGCGGGGCGCCTTCGCGCACCACGCCGGCATCGGCGCGCTCGCCCAGCACCAGGGCCAGGGCATCGATCAGGATGGACTTGCCGGCGCCGGTTTCGCCGGTGAAGACGGTGAAGCCGGACGTGAAATCCAGGTCGAGCGTGTCGACGATGACGAAATCGCGGATGGACAGGCTGCGCAGCATCGTGGCGTGAGGGGGTGTCGGTCCGGTGGGTCGGGCTCGGGCTGGGGGGCGGCTCAGAGGCGGTTGTCTTCGGACGGATACTCGTGCCAGTGCAGCTTCTTGCGCAGCGTGGCGTAGTAGTTGTAGCCGACCGGGTGCAGCAGGTTGATGTGCTTCTCCGAGCGCCGCACTACAATGCGGTCGCCCGGCAGCAGCGAGGTCAGCGACTGCATGTCGAAGTTGACGCTCGCGTCGCGCGCGCTGGCCACTTCGATGGTGACCTCGGCGTCGTGCGGCAGCACGATCGGGCGGTTCGAGAGCGCGTGCGGGGCGATCGGCACCAGCACCACGCCGGACAGCGTAGGATGCAGGATCGGGCCGCCGGCGGACAGCGCGTACGCGGTCGAGCCGGTGGCGGTCGACACGATCAGGCCGTCCGAGCGCTGGTTGTACATGAAAAAGCCGTCCACCGACACCGCCAGCTCGACCATGCCGGAGATGCCCGAGCGGTTCACCACCACATCGTTCAGCGCCAGCGCGGAAAAGATATCCATGTCGTCGCGCACCACGCGCGATTCCAGCAGCAGCCGGGTCTCGGCCTCGTAGCGGCCGTCGAGCATGTCGGGCAATACCGTATGCGCGTCTTCCAACGCGATATCGGTCATGAAGCCGAGCCGCCCGTGGTTGACGCCGATCAGCGGCACGTCGTGGCCGGCCAGCTGGCGCGCCAGGCCCAGCAGGGTGCCGTCGCCGCCCAGGACCACGGCGACATCGGCCTGTTCGGCGATCTCCTCGGCGGAGAGGGCCGGGTAGCCGGTCAGCCCGGTGGCCAGCGCGGTCTCGCGCTCGAACACCACATCCTGGCCGTTGCGCAGGATATAAGAGGCGATCTCCTCCAGCGGCCCTTCGATGCCGGCGGTGGAATACCGGCCCACCAGGGCGACGGTCTTGAACGGAGTGCGCAACGCGCTGTCTTTGGGGGGGGCGGACATGCCGGGATTAGACCATACCGCCGTAACCGTTGTCAGCATGCCGGGTGCGGAACCCGGCGCCGGGCGAGGCCGGGCGCCGGAAGGTCCAAAACTTGCGTAAAATCGGGACATCATGGATGAACGTTCCAAAACGCTGCTCAAGACCCTGATCGAGCGCTACATCGCGGAAGGTCAGCCGGTCGGTTCCCGCACCCTGTCCAAGTACTCGGGGCTGGACCTGTCGCCGGCGACGATCCGCAATGTGATGTCCGACCTGGAGGAGATGGGCTTTATCTCCAGCCCGCACACCTCGGCTGGCCGTATCCCGACGCCGCGCGGCTACCGGCTGTTCGTTGATTCCATGCTGACGGCCAAGCCGCTCGAGCGCAACGCCGACCTGGCCGAGCTGACCGGCCAGATCCAGGACCAGCTCGGCGGCCAGCAGCTGGGCCCGCAGCGGATGATCACCATGGCGGCGCGCACGCTGTCCAACCTGTCGCACTTTGCCGGCGTGGTGATGACGCCGCGGCGCGCGCAGGCGTTCCGGCAGATCGAATTCATGCGGCTGTCGGAAAAGCGCATCCTGCTGATCATCGTCAGCCCTGAAGGCGACGTCCAGAACCGCATCATCCAGACCGAACTGGCTTATACGCCGGCGCAACTGATCGAGGCGGCCAACTACTTCAACTCGCATTACGCCGGCATGAGCTTCGACTCGGTTCGCGACCACCTGCGCGTGGAACTGCGCGACCTGCGCCGCGACATGTCGCAGCTGATGCAGGCGGCGGTCGAGGCCGGCAGCACCGTCGAGGACGAGGAGGACGACCACGTCTATATCAGCGGCGAGCGCAAGCTGCTGGAAGTGGAAGACCTGGCCTCCAGCATGGACAAGCTGCGCCGGCTGTTCGACGTGTTCGAGCACAAGACCAGCCTGCTGCAGCTGCTGGACGTGTCCAGCCACGCCCAGGGCGTGCAGATCTTCATCGGCGGCGAGAGCCGGCTGGTGCCACTGGAAGACATGGCGGTCATCACCGCGCCGTACGAAGTCGACGGGCAGATCGTCGGCACGCTGGGCGTGATCGGCCCCACGCGCATGGCCTACGAGCGCGTGATCCCCATCGTCGACATCACCGCGCGGCTGCTGTCCAGCGCGCTGAGCCAGAACCAGTGACACGGCTGGCCGGTCTCAAAAGCTGCCCCATTCCTACCGAGCGCGGCAAATATTGCCGAAGCGTGTTGCGAGCGCTCGTTATCTGCGCTCGCCGCGCCAACCCGGAAGCGACATGACGTTTTCTCCCGAACCGGCCTACCAGCACGGCCAGGCGCCACGCACGGCGATCCTGCTGGTCAACCTGGGCACCCCCGACGCGCCCACGCCCAAGGCGGTGGGGCGCTACCTGAAGGAGTTCCTGTCCGACCCGCGCGTGGTGGAGATCCCGCGCGCGGCCTGGCTGCCGCTGCTGCACGGTGTGATCCTGCCGCTGCGTTCGCGCGCCTCGGCGCTCAAGTACGAATCGATCTGGCTGCGCGAGGCGCATATGACGGGCTCGCCGCTGCTGGTCTACAGCGAGCGGCAGGCGCATGCGCTGCAGCGGCTGCTGAACCAGAACGGCCATGAGGTGACGGTGGCCTGCGCGATGCGCTACGGCAACCCGTCGATCGCGTCGGTGCTGGAGGCGCTGCGCCGCCAGGGCTGCGAGCAGGTGCTGGTGCTGCCGATGTACCCGCAATACTCGGGCACCACCACGGCGACCGCGTTCGACGAGGTGTTCCGCGTGCTCGGCCAGTGGCGCAACCAGCCCGAGTTGCGGCTGGTCAAGCATTTCCATGACCACCCGGCCTATATTTCGGCACTGCACCAGCAGGTCGGCGCCTACTGGGCCCGGCACGGCATGCCGGACTTCGCCCACGGCGACAAGCTGATCCTGTCGTTCCACGGCGTGCCGCGGCGCACGCTGGAGCTGGGCGACCCGTACCACTGCGAGTGCCTGAAGACCGGCCGCTTGCTGGGCGAGGCGCTGGACCTGCAGCCGGGACAATACCAGGTGACGTTCCAGTCTCGTTTCGGTAAGGCGGAATGGCTGCAGCCGTACACGGCCCCGACGCTGGCCGAGCTGGGCAAGGTCGGCGCCGGCCGGGTCGACGTGTTCTGCCCCGGCTTCCCTGCCGATTGCATCGAGACGCTGGAAGAGATCGCCATGGAAGGGCAGACTGAATTCAAGGTCGCGGGCGGCAAGGACTTCCACTTCATCGCGTGCATGAATGATTCGGCACCGTGGGTGGCGGCGATGGCGGAGATCGCGCTGCAGCACCTGCAGGGCTGGCCACTGGCCACGCCGCACCCGCACGAACTGGAAGCGCGGCGCTCGCGCGCGCAGACCCGGGGAGCGGCGGCATGAATGTGGATTTTGAGGCAGATGCGCGCCAGCGCATCGACAAGTGGCTGTGGTGCGCGCGCTTTTTCAAGACGCGTTCGCTGGCGGCCGAAGCGGTGGAGCGTGGCAAGGTGACTGTCAACGGCCAGCCGTGCAAGAATTCGCGCGAGGTGAAGCCGGGCGACAAGGTCGTGCTGGAAGCGCACCAGCAGCGCTGGGAACTAGCGGTCAAGGGCATTGCCCCGGCGCGCGGCCCGGCGCCGGTGGCGCAGACACTGTACGAGGAAAGCACAGAGAGCCAGGCGCGCCGGCAGGCCGATGCCGAACGCCGGCGCCTGCAGCCGGAGCCGTCCGCGCAGATCCAGGGCCGTCCGACCAAGCGCGACCGCCGCCGCATCGACGACTTCAAGGGATGAAATGACAACGCGGCGGCACCGGCATAGCGCCGGTGCCGCCGCGCAGCGGAAGGGTGTCGGACAGGAGGCTGTTGGTCCCGGCCGACTATTCCTGCGTGACTTCCTGACTGACGATAGGAACGATGTAATGCTTGAACACCGCCTTGCCACTGCCATACTCCGTATCGCGCGGCGTGAACGCGCCGGAGAGGCAGATAAAGGTGGTCATGACCGCTAATGCGGCCACGAGGCACAGCGTCACCACAGGCAGCTTATGCATGGCCAAATTTTCCGAAGAGGCACAAATGTGAACCATCTCCTGGGCCCCCGACATTTTTGTCATTTTTCTTAATGAGAATCTTAGTGAGTGCGGTGCAGCAAAGCAATAAGGCGTCTATTGCACAGGCCAACGCTTTGTAACGGTGTGTTTCCGCGTCTCGCTGGCGCCACTCTTGAAAACCGGCGCCTTGCCACCAACTGCACGCAACACACGCCGATTTACCACCCGGGGCCGCGCCATCGGCCGGCCGCGACAATGTATTGATACGGATCGACATGGAAGACCAGAAGCAGACGCCATCCACCCAGACGCCTACGCCCGCGGGCGATGAGGCGGCCAGCGCCGCGACCGCAGGCCAGGAGACCGCCGCGCCGGAAACCGCTGCCGTGGAGGATGTGGCGGCCCAGCTGGCCGCCCTCGAAGCCAAGGCACGCGAGAACTATGACCTGTACATGCGCGCCGTTGCCGACGGCGAGAACATCCGCCGCCGCGGGCAGGAAGATATTTCCAAGGCGCACAAGTTCGCGATCGAGAACTTCGCCGACAACCTGCTGCCGGTGATGGACAGCCTGCAGGCCGCGCTGGCCGACGGCTCGGGCGATATCGCCAAGCTGCGCGAAGGGGTCGAGCTGACCGCGCGCCAACTGGCGGCGGCGTTCGAGCGCGGCAAGATCGTGGAACTGAACCCGGTGGGCGAGAAATTCGACCCGCACCGCCACCAGGCCATCTCGATGGTGCCGGCCGACCAGGAACCGAACACCGTGGTTGCCGTGCTGCAGCGCGGTTACACGATTGCCGACCGCGTGCTGCGGCCGGCGCTGGTGACGGTGGCGGCACCCAAGTAAGCCGGGCAGGGCGGCTGCGCGACTGCGCTGTGTGTCCTGACCCTGTACCCTGATGCAGCGCCCGGTGCCGACTGGCCCGGGCGTTTGTCTTTTCGGAGCCAACCGTGAGTATGGAACAGGAATCGTCCCAGGCCCCCCATCTCGACCACCGCGCCTTCGATGCCTTCGGCATGCGGCAGGTCGATGACAAGACCATCGACGCCGCCATTGCCGGCGCCGGCGATGCGCTGGTGTGCGTGTTCTTCTGGGGCGTGGACTGCTTCAACTGCGAGATGGCCAAGAAGGCCATGCTCGCCAATCCCGAGCCGATCCGAGCGCTCGAACTGCACTGGCTGCACGCCAATGTCTATACGTACCCGGAACTGGGCCGCCGCTTCGGGCTGCACGGGATCCCGGTCTTCATGTTCTTCCAGAATGGCAAAAAACTGGGCCGCGCCACCGGCTGGCACGGCCACGGCCAGTTTGCCGCCGCGGTCGGCAATGCGCGGCTGAAGGCGAGCGGCAAGCCGCTGGCGGGCTGAGTCGGGCTAGCGCCGTCAGCGTGACAGCGCGTAGCCGATGCGGAACTGCCAGGGCAGCTTGTGGTTGTAGTCGAGCAGGCTCTCCCCGTAGCCAACGAAGTAGCCCGCCACCAGGTACCCGGCGGTGCCGGGCAGCAGCCGCGCCATCGGGTAGCTGACCTGCGCGTCGACGCTGCCGTACCACTTGCGCGTGCCCTTGCGCAGGGTCGCCGAGAACTCCCACGAATCCGGCCGCCCGTAGGCGATGCCCAGGTCCATGTAGCCGCGGTAGTAGGCGATATCGGGGTTCTCCGACTTTTCCACGTAGGCGTAGACCTTGGGTGCGACGCGCCAGTGCCAGTCGTTCTGGTCGCCAAAGTAGAAGGTCGGCTTGACGAAGACCGTGTTGATGCTGCGCGATTCGTCGCCGTCGCGGCCGTTGGATTCATGCTCAAAGCCGGTGGCCAGCGACAGCCGGCTGATCACGCTGTTGCGCACGCCGGTATCGGACAGGTAATAGAACAGGCTGGGCTTGTAGTTGGTATCGCGGAACGGCTTGGACTTCTCGGACAGATCCCATATCGAGAACTGGGTGTAGCCCACGTAGAGGTTGTCGAACAGGCTTTTCGACGCGGGGTCCTCGCCTTCGAAGATGCGGTACTTGAAGCTGAGCTGGAACTTGGCGTTGGCGCCGCCATGCCCGCCGACCATCAAGTACATCGGATCGTGGAACGACAGGCGTGCGCTGTCGCGCAGGTCGGCCGGTGCGGGGGCGGCGGCGCTGGCGGTAGTGACCGGGGTCACCGGCACGGGCGCGGCATCGGTTGTATCGGCGGGCGGCGCCGGCGGCTTGGCGGCGACCGGCGGGGTTGCCGTGGTCGACTCGCCGGGCTGCGGCAGGCGGTTCAGCGTTACCGTTACGGGAGCGGCGTCGATGCCGGTTGCGTCCAGCCGCACCTGGCCGCGCAGGGCCGGCGGCAATGCCACCGTGTAGCGGATCGCTCGGTGCTCGCCGCGGCGCAGGTTGACCACGGCCGGGCCCGACACCTCGCGCCATAGCACCAGACGTACCGGCGCCTGCAGGTCGCCGGAAGCGGTCACCTCCAGCGTGTCGGGGATACGGTAGCGGCGCGTGGCGTCGTCGGCGCTGACCACCAGCGTCAGCGTCAGCGGCTTGTTACCGTCGATCACGCGCGGCGGTTGCAGCAGCGCCACGCCGGCGTGGCCGGCCAGCGGCCAGGCCAGCATCAGCGACAGGTAGATCGGGGCAAGGGCGCGGCCGGCGAGCGCCAGCCGGCGCCGGCGGGGAGGAGGGGCAATGCGGGACATGGCTTGCGGGCACCGCGCAACCATGTGACGGCAACGCGGCTAGGGAAAATACTGACCCGCAAAGCCTACCACGCACCCGTCCGAGGGTTGTGACGAAATGTACGCTGCACTTGGCGCGTACCTTAGCGGTTGGCGCGGCGCTTGATGCAGTCGACGTAGTGGTCGCCGTCGGGGGGCTGGCCGGTGCGCTGCGCCTGCCACAGCATTTCTCCGAGGCATTCCATCACCTGGTGCTGCGCTTCGTGCGGCGAGTCCAGGCGGCGCGCCAGCGTCTCGTAGGCCTGGCGGATGCCGCGCGGCTGGTCGACCGAG includes the following:
- a CDS encoding membrane protein; the protein is MHKLPVVTLCLVAALAVMTTFICLSGAFTPRDTEYGSGKAVFKHYIVPIVSQEVTQE
- the hemH gene encoding ferrochelatase (protoheme ferro-lyase; catalyzes the insertion of a ferrous ion into protoporphyrin IX to form protoheme; involved in protoheme biosynthesis; in some organisms this protein is membrane-associated while in others it is cytosolic~K01772: hemH, FECH; ferrochelatase [EC:4.99.1.1]), translating into MTFSPEPAYQHGQAPRTAILLVNLGTPDAPTPKAVGRYLKEFLSDPRVVEIPRAAWLPLLHGVILPLRSRASALKYESIWLREAHMTGSPLLVYSERQAHALQRLLNQNGHEVTVACAMRYGNPSIASVLEALRRQGCEQVLVLPMYPQYSGTTTATAFDEVFRVLGQWRNQPELRLVKHFHDHPAYISALHQQVGAYWARHGMPDFAHGDKLILSFHGVPRRTLELGDPYHCECLKTGRLLGEALDLQPGQYQVTFQSRFGKAEWLQPYTAPTLAELGKVGAGRVDVFCPGFPADCIETLEEIAMEGQTEFKVAGGKDFHFIACMNDSAPWVAAMAEIALQHLQGWPLATPHPHELEARRSRAQTRGAAA
- a CDS encoding rhomboid family GlyGly-CTERM serine protease gives rise to the protein MLAAIALVWALSAWFTFVPWWHAHGLYLRDAVRMEGQWWRLASAMWVHLGWRHWLADALAATGLLALAGRVARARAMLLVLIACGIAVQAVLLRVPAIGWYGGLSGALHGLAVWGALALLRAPGFSRALGVLLCLGVLVKVWLEQSWLAPVVFEPALGFGVVRAAHAAGAVAGLLCWVLQEWWLARRPAAGAGDA
- a CDS encoding peptidase (K14645: K14645; serine protease [EC:3.4.21.-]) codes for the protein MPQSNAQPVFRRCSPARRWRVTLLTAAAICGAVPATGALAAPGAQAYTGHIIVRWRDGSTSVTDPATAGKNPASAATGEPKDNLQQLRERTGIAATLRRPMGGNLQLLQVPAELAADPEAAAARLRQDPRVADAVPDRWLRLHDTLPDDPEFRVNQPYLMGTGTAVGGVNLPRAWDRTRGSSGVVIAVVDTGVLPHPDLAGRLLPGYDFISSTTISNDDNGRDSDATDAGDNVPVGFTCPGSSTAEQEATPNSWHGTRVAGVLGALTNNAQDIAGVDWNARILPVRVSGRCGALLSDTVDALRWAGGLPVPDVPANPTPARVVNISLGGGTCSSIEQQAVNDLNARGVVVVAAAGNNRGAVEAPADCSGVIAVTAHANDGENATYANIGAQVAISAPGGGCGNSRVQNGQCTVTPSVIRTLSNLGQTSLGAYTVSSSQGTSFAAPMVSGVVAMMFAVNGALTPAQVTTALKASARPHPSGTFCTTNPGVCGAGLLDADGALVAAGAAPAAAVAPAPSSGGGGGAMPVWGALLLTLSGLLAFTLRRRA
- a CDS encoding RNA-binding protein S4 (K04762: hslR; ribosome-associated heat shock protein Hsp15) produces the protein MNVDFEADARQRIDKWLWCARFFKTRSLAAEAVERGKVTVNGQPCKNSREVKPGDKVVLEAHQQRWELAVKGIAPARGPAPVAQTLYEESTESQARRQADAERRRLQPEPSAQIQGRPTKRDRRRIDDFKG
- a CDS encoding HrcA family transcriptional regulator (K03705: hrcA; heat-inducible transcriptional repressor), which codes for MDERSKTLLKTLIERYIAEGQPVGSRTLSKYSGLDLSPATIRNVMSDLEEMGFISSPHTSAGRIPTPRGYRLFVDSMLTAKPLERNADLAELTGQIQDQLGGQQLGPQRMITMAARTLSNLSHFAGVVMTPRRAQAFRQIEFMRLSEKRILLIIVSPEGDVQNRIIQTELAYTPAQLIEAANYFNSHYAGMSFDSVRDHLRVELRDLRRDMSQLMQAAVEAGSTVEDEEDDHVYISGERKLLEVEDLASSMDKLRRLFDVFEHKTSLLQLLDVSSHAQGVQIFIGGESRLVPLEDMAVITAPYEVDGQIVGTLGVIGPTRMAYERVIPIVDITARLLSSALSQNQ
- the ppnK gene encoding inorganic polyphosphate/ATP-NAD kinase (catalyzes the phosphorylation of NAD to NADP~K00858: ppnK, NADK; NAD+ kinase [EC:2.7.1.23]) is translated as MLTTVTAVWSNPGMSAPPKDSALRTPFKTVALVGRYSTAGIEGPLEEIASYILRNGQDVVFERETALATGLTGYPALSAEEIAEQADVAVVLGGDGTLLGLARQLAGHDVPLIGVNHGRLGFMTDIALEDAHTVLPDMLDGRYEAETRLLLESRVVRDDMDIFSALALNDVVVNRSGISGMVELAVSVDGFFMYNQRSDGLIVSTATGSTAYALSAGGPILHPTLSGVVLVPIAPHALSNRPIVLPHDAEVTIEVASARDASVNFDMQSLTSLLPGDRIVVRRSEKHINLLHPVGYNYYATLRKKLHWHEYPSEDNRL
- a CDS encoding DNA repair protein (K03631: recN; DNA repair protein RecN (Recombination protein N)); translated protein: MLRSLSIRDFVIVDTLDLDFTSGFTVFTGETGAGKSILIDALALVLGERADAGVVREGAPRASVSATFSTHPALDAWLAERELNGDAEDGVHSVLLRRTVDAGGRSKAFINGAAATLAQLREVGDQLVDIHGQHAHQLLLRPDAQRLLFDAHAGLTQQAGAVAEAWRAWRACVRQREAVEHQSREMQLERERLEWQVGELDKLNPQPGEWEEIQSEYNRLSHAAGLIDGSRAALDALSEADGSVLSALNTIVHRLQQLADLDPALRDVLAALEPAQMQAEEAAHSLTRYVDRLELDPERLQAVEERMQALHATARKYRLPPEQLPDELTARRQQLDDLQAAQDLNKVMAREAAAKAAYLTLAQHLSHARRQAAQALSAAVTEAMQGLSMAGGSFVAALNALEEGQSYGLEQVEFLVAGHAGVSARPLARVASGGELARISLAISVITSEASPTPTLIFDEVDTGIGGAVAEVVGRRLQELGRARQVLCVTHLPQVAAQAGTHLLVSKETTGAGDGSVTRSRIRVLDPAGRVVETARMLGGATVTATTLQHAEEMLAQGMAEAPASQSARSAGAKEGRRGRRAAG